A genomic region of Magnetospirillum sp. WYHS-4 contains the following coding sequences:
- the cyaY gene encoding iron donor protein CyaY, whose translation MTLDDSTFEAKADATLNRLQDAIEEALGDVLEADLQAGILIVDLDVGGQYVINKHRPNRQIWMSSPKSGASHFQFDTAIGAWVSTRGTARLEEMLATELSALTGRDFALP comes from the coding sequence ATGACTTTGGACGACAGCACCTTCGAGGCCAAGGCCGATGCCACCCTCAATCGCTTGCAGGACGCCATCGAGGAAGCCCTTGGCGACGTCCTGGAGGCGGACCTGCAGGCCGGCATCCTGATCGTCGACCTGGACGTCGGCGGTCAGTACGTGATCAACAAGCACCGTCCCAACCGGCAGATATGGATGTCGTCGCCGAAGAGCGGGGCCAGCCATTTTCAATTCGACACAGCCATCGGCGCCTGGGTCTCGACCCGGGGGACGGCCCGTCTCGAAGAGATGCTGGCGACGGAACTGTCCGCCCTTACCGGCCGGGACTTCGCTCTGCCTTGA